A window of Armatimonadia bacterium genomic DNA:
CGCCGCAGGACTGCAGGATGCGGTTGGCGACACCGCCTTCTTGCTCAAGCATGGCCAGGAGCAGGTGCTCGGTATCCAGTTGGTTGTGCCGATACCGCTGCAGAATCTGCTGACTGGCTGCGACTGTCTCCTTGGATGCATTCGTAAAGCGTTCGAAATCCATGCCCTATCACTCGCCCATCTTGCTCGCCTTCAGCCCCACACCAGCCCGGACGGACCGGCCTGGGACCTCCACGGCTCTAGTCCCGACCCTGGCACGGCTGGTCTTCCACGCATCGAGCCTCGCGCGTCCTCTAGCGTTCCGTCTGAATCTCAATGCGCACGGTGTTGCCCGCCGGGAGCTTCTTGGGGCCGTGCTCGATGTACTCGCGGAGACGCTCGATCTCGGCGTTCATTGCATCGATCTGGTCCAGCAGCTTCAGGACCACTTCGACGCCCGCCAGGTTCACACCCATCTCCTGGGTCAACCGCTGAATCTGTCGCGAGCGCTCGATGTCACGCTCCGAGTACAGTCGCACGTTGCTCCCGCTCCGACGGGGCGACAGGAGCCCGAGACGCTCATAGGTCCGCAGCGTTTGCGGATGGCATTGCAGCAATCGCGATGCGACGCTGATGTAATACACCGGTTCGTCAGATAGCTCTGGCATCGTACACCTCGACTACGCCCCCAGCAGAGAATCGCCTTGCACACACAGCTTGGGCCGAGGCCGCGACTACAGCCCCTGCGGCAAGTCTGCTCGTGGGTCTTCTTCGGTCACCCGCTGCAGCTCCTCGAGCAGCTCTCGCTGCTCCTTGCTCAGCCGCCGCGGCGGAAGGATCGCAACGGTTACGAACTGATCGGAACGGCTCTTCGTTGCGGGCAGGACAGTGCCCTGACCCTTGAGGCGGAAGCGCTGGCCGCTCTTGGTGCCCGGCGGGATCCGCAAGGCTACAGACCCCTCCACCGTCGGAACCGAGATCCGTGCGCCGAGTGCCGCTTCGGTGAAGCTGATCGGTACCTCTACTTCGATATCGTCTCCCACCCGCCTGAAGAAGGGGTGGTCTTCTACCTTCATGACCAGGATCAGGTCGCCATCCGCTCCGCCACGTACACCCCGGGCGCCCTCACCGGCGAGTCGTATCTTGCTGCCGCTCTTCACACCGGCGGGGATGCGCACCTTGAGGCGTCGCTCGCGGAGGACCTCGCCGCCGCCACGGCACTTGGGGCACTGCGCCGTGATGACCTGACCTGCTCCCTGACACTGCGGGCAGGCGCCACCGAAACCGAAGAGGCCGGTGCTACGCATGCTCTGCCCGGTGCCGCCACAGGCGGGACAGGTCTGCGACTTGCCGCCCAGGCCGTCGCACTCCGGACAGCGGTCGGCGATGCTCAGCGTCAGCCCCTTCTCGCCGCCTCTCACGGCATCGGCAAAGCTGATGGGCAACTCGTGCGAGATCGTCTGTCCGCGCTCCGGGCCACGTTCAACCCGGGTGCGCTGTCGACCGGTGCCGCGCCGCAGGTCACCGAACAGGCTCCCGAAAATGTCCTCGAAGCTGCCGGCGCCGAAGTTCGTGTAGACGAAGTCTCCGAAGTCGCCGCCCTGCCAGCTTCCGCTCTGCTGAGCCTGCTGCCAGGCCTGCCCGTACTGGTCATACTTCGAGCGCTTCTCAGGGTCGCTGAGCACTTCGTAGGCCTGGCTGATGCGCTTGTAGCGCTCCTCCGAGGCCTTGTCCCCCGGGTTGACATCCGGGTGGTACTTGCGGGCAGCCTTCCGGTACGCCTTCTTGATCTCGTCCGCGGAGGCGCCCCTGCTGACACCGAGAAGTTCGTAGAAATCCGTTGCGTTATCCATAGGGTCGAGCCTGATTCACCTGTCGTGTGCACTGGAAACTTGCTCCGCGAAGGGTCCCCTGCGTCTTTGCCCTCGCACAGCTCTCCCTGCTCAGCCTGTCCTGATCGAAGCTCTCTCTGCGGCCTGGCGGAGGTGCTCGCTTCAGGCCTCAACCGGCACTTCCACCGGTCCCGAGGCCTGGGGGGCCACGCGTCCCACCTGCACCGTCAAGACCCCGTCCCGCAGCCTCGCGGTCACGGTGCCGACGTCGGCATCCGAGGGCAGTGCTACCGTCCGTGTGAAGGGACCGGACTGCCGCTCACCTCGCAGCACCTGTCCACTCTCGCGATCCGGAAGCGTCTTGCGGCCCGCAAGGTGAAGTGCCCCGTGCTCGGCATAGACCCGCAACCCCTCCCGGGAGACCCCCGGCAGATCCAACCGGATCAGGTATGAGTCGGCCGTGCGCGAGATATCCGTGGGCGGGTCGAAGCTCGGGGTAGTTGCCGGAGCTTCACGCCAGGCCCTGGCCTCGCGAAAGGCGCGGTCGAATTCGTCCTGGAGCTCGAGAAGAGTCCTCATCCGCATAGCCGGTCGTTCCTTGCCTTCGTCTCTGGAGCCGCTGGTGCAGTTCCTCGCAATCAGCGCTGCAGCACGATCGTGAGCACGCCCTCCTGCAGTTGTGCCTGAACCTCCCGGGGCTCGAAGGGAAGGCTGAAGGATCGCAGGAAGTCGCCGAAGGGCCGTTCAGCCTGGAAGAACTCCTCAGCCCGTTGGCTGCTCTCCCGTTCGCGCCGGCCACTCACCGTGAGCACCGTGCCTTCCAGCGTTACCTCGATCGCCTCTCGGGGCACTCCGCACACTTCCAACTGCACCGTCACGTCCCGCCCGGTAGCGAGGATGTCCGCCGCCGGTGTCCAGAGCCGATTGAGAGCCGAAGCTGGACGTGGCTCCGGGTAGGTCGCGTCCAGGAGGGCATGCAGGCGCGCCCGCAGTCGGTTCACTTCCTGAATTGGATCCTTCAGATTGCCTACCATCCTCAGTCAGCCTCGCCGTGCTCGCGGTACCAGGTCTGTCGCTGCCGCCCTCGTATGAGGGTCTTTTGCGAGAGGGGGCCGGCGATCTCACCGGCCCCCTTCAGGTTACTTGTCTTCCGCCTCGAACTCACCCTCGATCACGTCGTCGCCACCGGCAGCTCCTCCAGCGGCGCCGCCACCGACGGGGCCACCTGTGGTACCCTCGGCGGCTTGCTCCTGCGGCTGACCGGCCCCTGCTCCGGCTGCCTCATACATCCGCTGCGAGACCCGGGAGAACTCCTGGTTCGCGGCATCAATGGCTGCTCGGATTGCGGCAGCGTCATCGCCCTTGGTCGCCTCGCGCAGGGCCTCGATCTTGCCCTGGATGGCCGTCTTCTCCTCCGCAGCCACCTTGTCGCCCAGTTCGTTCAGCGTCTTCTCCAGCTGGTAGGCGACCTGGTCGCCGTGGTTGCGTGCCTCTGCGAGCTCCTTGAAGCGGTCGTCCTCCGACCTGTGCGCGTCAGCCTCCTGGACCATCCGCTGCACGTCGTTGTCGGTGAGCTGGCCGGAGCCGGTGATCGTGATGGACTGCTGCTTACTCGTGGCCTTGTCGACTGCCGATACGTTCAGAATCCCGTTGGCGTCGAGGTCGAAGGTCACCTCAATCTGCGGCAGACCACGCGGAGCCGGCGGGATACCGGTCAGATGGAACCGGCCCAGCGACTTATTCTGACTGGCCCGCGGGCGCTCGCCCTGCAGCACGTGCACTTCCACCGTCGTCTGCATGTCCGAGGCCGTGCTGTAGATCCGGCTCTCACGGGTCGGGATGTTCGTGTTGCGCTTGATGACGACGTCCATCACGTCGCCCAGGGTCTCGACGCCCAGCGTCAGCGGCGTGACGTCCATCAGAACGATGTCTTGCACCTGGTCGCCGGCGAGGACTGCGCCCTGGATCGCCGCACCAACGGCGACCACTTCGTCCGGGTTGATGCCCTTCTTGGGGTCCTTGCCGGTAAGGCTCTTGACCAGATCCTGCACCTTCGGGATACGGGTCGATCCACCGACCAGGATCACCTCATCCACGTCGCCGTACTTGAGGCTGGCGGCCTTCATCGCGTCCTCAACCGCGACCCTCGTCTTCTCAATCAGGTCGCTGATGAGCTCCTCGAGCTTGGCCCGGGTAAGGGTCATCTCTAAATGCTTGGGCCCCTCGCCCTCTACCGAGGTGATGAAGGGCAGGCTGATGGAGGTCGTGACCTGCGTCGAGAGCTCGCACTTGGCCTTCTCCGCGGCCTCCTGGAGGCGCTGATGAGCCTGACGGTCCTTGCGCAGGTCGACACCGTTCTCCTTCTGGAACTCGTCTGCCAGGTAGTTCACGATGCGCTGGTCGAAGTCGTCGCCACCGAGGCGGGTGTCGCCGGAGGTCGCCAGGACCTGGTAGGCGTCGCGCTCCTCGGTGCCAATCTCCACTTCCAGGATCGATACGTCAAAGGTGCCGCCACCGAGGTCGTAGACCATGATGGTGGCTTCCTTCTTGTCGGCCTTCCAGCCGTAGGCCAGCGCTGCTGCCGTCGGCTCGTTGATGATTCGCAAGACCTCAAGGCCCGCGATCTCGCCGGCCTGCTTCGTAGCGGTACGCTGCGTGTCATCGAAGTACGCCGGGACGGTCACGACCGCCTGGGTCACCGGCTCGCCCAGATAGGCCTCTGCATCGGCCTTGAGCTTGCTCAGGATCATGGCCGAGATCTGCTCCGGCGAGTACTCCTTGCCGTCGATCGTCGCGCGGTCACGGGTCCCCATCTTCCGCTTGATCGAAGCGACAGTGCGCTCCGGGTTCAGGACTGCCTGACGCTTGGCGCTCTGCCCAACGAGGCGCTCCCCTGTCTTCGAGAAACCCACAACCGAAGGGGTCGTCCGAGCTCCGTCTGCATTCACAATGACGGTTGGCTCGCCGGCCTCAACGACGGCAACGCACGAGTTCGTGGTTCCGAGGTCGATTCCCACTGCTTTTGCCATGGCACGTCACACCTTTCAGCACGCCGCGGCTTCGCCCAGAACCGGCCGAAAGCCGACTTAGAGGTCAATGGCGGACAGGTCCACCCCGCCTTACTGACTGGCATTATAAGGGTTGAGTGCATTACTGTCAAGGTGCTTTACAAGATAAGCCGGAACTCGTCCACCAGCCTCCCGCTTACCCGCCCGACCTCATCCCAAACATCGCCTCAAGGTTCGCCCGCGGGGTTCCCGGCGGCACCTCGCATCCCGCTGCCAGGATGTAGGGGTCGCCCAAAACCCGGTGACTGCGCTCGCAGGCCCGACGAACCACTTCCGGCGTGGCGCTGTACAGCTCGCTCACCGGGTGGAAGTTGCCCATCAGGATCGTCCGCGGGCCGAGCAGCTCCCGGGCATGGGTGATGTCGCAGGGGTGATCCAGCTCCACGATCTCAGCGCCGGCCTCAGCCAGATAAGGCAGTAGGTGGGTCGTGTTGCCACAGATATGCAGCCGCGTGAAGGCCCCGGCTTCGCGAATCGCGGCCACGATTCGCTGCTCGCGAGGCAGGATCAGGCTACGGTAGATCTTGGCGGAGACCAGCGAGGCAGCCGCATCGCCCACACCAATGAAGTCGGCCCCGGCCTCGATTTGCGCCCGGGCGAAGGCGATCTCCATCTCGGTGACCCAGTCGAAGACCTCCTCCACCCAGGCGGGGTCATCATATAGGTCCATCATGAGCTGCGACATCCCGCGCAGGTCGACGGCTTCGGCCATCGGTCCCTCGACCCAGCCAAGAATCGGTACTTCTCCTCCCACCTGCTCGCGGAACAGTGCACAGGCCTTCACCCGGTCGGTCATTCGTCCGCCGCCCAGTGGATCGGGCCTCTGCAGGCCACCCAGTGCGGACCTGTCTGCGAGAACCAGCTTGCGGGCTCGCGGCGGCGCGTTGTCGTAGTACTCGAGTTCGGCTCCGCAGTCGGCCGTCTCGCGCACGGGATCGGAGCAGCACGAGACACAGTCGATGCCGAACTCCTCGACGAGGCGGAGCTGGCAGCGCACGAGTACGCGGAAGTCCCTTACGTAATCGGCATAGCTCTCCCGCTCCATCTCGGCGGAGTACATCATAAGGATGGGCATGGCCAGGAGTCGGTCGAGGGGCTGTCCGGCAAGCAGTGCGCGGGTCATCTCGAAGGGGTTCATGAGCGGGCCTCGCAGGTGTGAGAGGAGTACGTGCCTTCGCCATTGTACCACGACCAAAGCACAAAAGGCCTTGACGGGCCTTCGGCGTGTTCTCTATAATGTCGGTCACCGCCGAGGTGGTGGAATTGGCAGACACGCTAGCTTGAGGGGCTAGTGCCCATCACGGGTGTGCGGGTTCAAATCCCGCCCTCGGCACCAATATGCGATCCTTTGATAAACTGCAGTGGGGCGGTTAGCTCAGCTGGCAGAGCGCTACCTTCACACGGTAGAAGTCGCAGGTTCAAGTCCCGCACCGCCCACCACTCAACAGCGCGCGGCAGGCCGCCTGCCGTTTCGCCTGACACCGGAGCCGGATTACGCGCCGGTGCGGCAAGCGGGAATAGCTCAGCTGGTAGAGCATTAGCTTCCCAAGCTAAGGGTCGCGGGTTCGAATCCCGTTTCCCGCTCCATGCAGTCAACAGTCCAGAGATCCTCTGGCCCAAGGGGTCAAGGGGTATTGTGGTCCTCTGGGTTTGATGCTATAATCGCGGCGTCCGTCGCAGTGGACTGCCCACACAACGAGCGGGAATAGCTCAGCTGGTAGAGCGCCTCCTTGCCAAGGAGAAGGTCGCGAGTTCGAGTCTCGTTTCCCGCTCCAAATGATTGATAGAGGCGGGCCGGGCAATCTCGGCCCGCCTTATAATATGTGCCGACGCTCGACCTTCAGGCGTCGGATCTCCCTTCCGGGGCGGCATAGCCAAGTGGTAAGGCGGCGGTCTGCAAAACCGCTATTCAGGGGTTCGATTCCCCTTGCCGCCTCCATTTCTTTTTGTCCTGAGGTTATGAACGGCCGGGGTTGTCAAAAGGTGTAGTGGGCGGGCACAGTGAACCCTTCCTGGCGGGGCCCTCAGCCCCGACAGTCCCAGAGTGATCCCATCTGAGCCCCGCCCCGGCGGGACCGGGGCAAAGGGGCAGCGTCACGACGCGGCCTCCATTAGTGGTTCTCGCCTCCGGCGGAGCATGGGGTCCCCAGGCGCCCTGTCCAGTCCCACACACAAGTCGCACCTGAACCATCCCATGGATCACACTCGAAGTCGGCGCCAACGAAGCCGAAGGACCCACGGCCGCCGACGGAATACTTGTACGGAGGGGTAATGACCATGCTGGCCAGCAACAGGTGGCACCTTCCCATCGCAGCACGCTGGCGCGTCTGGAGCCTGGCGCTCGCCGCCGCTTTCGCCCTGCCCTGTGCGGTTCAGGCCTGCTCGCCCGACATGCTCCCGTCCCCTGGGCTGTGGACCTACTTCAACCAGAAGATCTACGAGAAGAACTCCTCGCTCATCTACGAAGAAGACACCGACCACGACGGCGTCAATGATTACCGCATCTTCCGCAACAACCAGGACGGCACCCTGGTGGACCTTCGCCTCAAGCCCGGAGCCAACGGGATGGTCCCCGATGTAGTCGTCGTCCACGAGAAGAGTCAGGACAAGAAGAACTGGGTCTACGGGTTCTCCAAGAAGGGCGATGGCCAGATCGACATGATTGTTCGTGGCCAGTACGCCGAGAACAAGTGGAACCAGATGATCTATGACTCCGAGCACGACAACAAGGCCCACACCTTCCTCGCCGACAGCGACGAGAACGGCGTCTGGGACTGCATGGGTGTCAGCACCAACGGCGACGGTCGCTTCGACTACCTCTACGACCTCGACAACAAGACCGGCGCCGTCATCAACGAGACCATCGGCTGGGTGACCTTCAAGGAGCAGCAGCGCCGCGAGGCCCTGCCTCTGCTGTACTACTCCTTCGTCCCTGAGGTCAAGACTCTCAGCGGCGACCCGGCGACCATCGTCAGCTCCACCTGGGACTACGGCGACGAGACCGTCCGTCATCACGAATCCCTGGTCACCGGCGAGCACCCTTACAAGGGCGCCGGCACCTATGACGTCCAGCTCGACGTGGAGTTCAAGGTCGGCAACTCGGACAAGGTCTGGAAGGCCTGGTACGGGATCTCGCTGCCGGTCGTTGAGGGCCCCGCACCGGCGCCACCACTGACCGAAGAGATGATCCGCGCCTCCATCACGAACTTCTACGGCCTGTGCGGTCTGGTCACTTCCGACGAGCAGCCCAAGACCGGCACCATCGCCGAGCTGTGGCCGGGAGTGAAGACCCCCGAAGCCGCACCGATGGGCAAGGCACTGCGTGTCAGTGCAGCCGCCCCCGGCACCCTCGATCTCGGCGTGATGTGGTGGCGCAATGAGGCCGAGGCCAACGCCTTCCTCGACAGCCTGGCCGCAACACCCGGCATCGAGACTCAGCTTCCCGCCGCCGTGGTGCGGATGGAGTCGGCGCAGCCCTTCGAGGTCGTGAGCAAGGTGCGCGCGAAGCTGCTGGACAGCGAGAAGGACAAGGTCCGCATCGCCGCCTGGCGTGAGGGCGGGTTCATCATCACGCTGACGAGCAACATGCCGGCCACCGAGGTGCAGCGCTGGACGAGGCTGCTGTACGAAGTCCTCCATCCGGCCCCGGCGAAGGCTCCGGAGACCGCGACACCCGCGGCCACGACGACTACCAGCGGTTAGTAGATGGTAAACAAGAAGGGGCCGACCCACCAGGGCCGGCCCCTTTTGCGTACGTGGACGCTGGACCTTGTGATACACTGATGTGCGAAGTGGGCTGTGCCGATCGCCCACCGCGCGCTGCTCTCCCGGTCGCACGGAACGGGCTGCTCTCCCGGTCGCAGGGAACAGGTTGCTTTGCCGGAGTGGCGGAACAGGCAGACGCATGGGACTTAAAATCCCAGGTCCCTTGGGGCGTGGGGGTTCGAGTCCCCCCTCCGGCACCAGAGAGACATCGAAACGGCCCAGAGGTCAACGCCTCTGGGCCGTTTGTGGGTTCTGCGGCCCTGCACTGGGCAGACCGCCAAGGCGCGGAAAGTCAGGACGCATATGTAGACGGAGGTAATGTTTGGGCTAAGGAGAAGGAATGAGTTGTCGATTATCAGATACGTACACGGCGCGGCGCCCGGACGCCCTCTTGCGCCTCGATGGGAACTCGGTGTTCTGGCATTCCCATCGAACGCCTCTGCCCCCCAAGGGCCGCCAACTGGAGGGTCGCGATGGGAACCGAAATCAAGGTCTGGCAGGTGCGAGACAAGGCCCTGGTGCCGCTGGAGCAGACGATGGCCGCTGCCGGTCGCAAGGAGACCGTGGACCTCGAGGAGTGGATACTGAGCGAGCCAGCCATTCTGGGTGACGACATCGTCATCATCGGGTCACAGATACAGACCCGCTCGGGGCCGCTCGATCTGCTAGGCATCGACTTTGCGGGGAATACCGTCATCGTAGAGCTGAAGCGAGACATGATCCCGCGAGAAGCTGTGGCTCAAGCGATCGACTACGCCTCTGACGTCGCGGCATGGGATGTGGCCCGATTGGGTGAAGAGTGCCTGAAGTTCCGCCAACAGCCGCTGGACGACTACCTGCTTGAGAACCTCCCTGACGAGGTTGCACTCGATGCCCTGTTGCTCAATCGGAGCCAAAGAGTGCTCCTTGTTGGGACGGCCATCGAGGAGTCACTGCAGCGGATGATTGAGTGGCTGTCTGGGACCTACCAGATGCCGGTGAATGCGCTGCTGCTGCGGTACATCCGCACCGAGAGCGGCGAGGAACTCGTCGCACGTACGATGGTCATCCCCGAGGAGGTCGAGCGGCAAGCCGCGAAGCAGCGACGCGGCTTCCAGATGGACGACACGCCAGGGACCTTTGAGGACGAAGAGCTCAGAGAGCAGCTGACCGCCTACCTTCGCGAGGATAGGCCAACGCCGCGCCGTATCCGTACCGTTCTGCTTCCTCTCTGCCTTGACCACCAGCCTGTGAGCAGGGAAGAGATCAAGCAACGGCTCATCGCGCAGGAAGAGGCGGAGAGCGAGACCCAGGCGGGTCACGTGCTCAGCACCATCTCTCGCGAGCTGGGGATGCCAACGCGCGCCTACTTGCGGCAGGTGATCCGGTACCAGAAGCCTGAGGAGTGGCTGAAGGACAACTACTGCATAGACGACACCCACAAGGAGCTGGTCAAGGGCGTGCTGGCGGAGCTTACAGCGGAGGTCTCGGCCAGTTGACTTGACCGAGCCGACTGCGGTCGTCTGCCCATCAGGACTGCGCTCGGGTAGACCAGACAGACATCAAAACCGCCCAGAGGCCAAGGCCTCTGGGCGGTTTGGGGTTCTCTATGAGCGGCTGTCGAAGACGCCTCTCCCCTATTCGTCCGGGAAGCCGTGGTGGACGCAGGTTGAGTGCTTGAAGTCGCCCGACAGGCCCAGCTTGCCACCAGGGAGTGCTACCGGTCCGCAGCCGCAGACGAAGGCCCGCGGGTCCTGACCCAGTTCCTCACCCAACTCCTCCCACATCTGGGGTGTCTCCGTGCTGATGTACAAGAGCACGTCCTTGTCCCAGCGTCGGATCTCCCGGATCAGGAAGCGGTAGATCTCCTTCCGCACCGACGGCGGGAAGGGACCGCTCCGCACTCCGCGCATTTCCTCCTCCGAGGCGTTCAGCGCATCGACGAACTCAGGATCAAGCTCGTCCATCGCCAGCCGGTCGCGCAGCGATGGAGCGTCCATCCACATCACAACCGTCATGCCGATTGACTCCGGCCGCACCTTCTCCAGCATCTGCTTGATCGTCGCGGCGTAGTCCTCGCGCCAGTTCCGCGTCGGCACGATGGGCTTGAACTTGAACCGCACCGACACGCCCATCTCCTGACAGCGCCGGGCGGCCTCGATGCGCTCCTCGGCAGTCGCAGCTCCCGGCTCCTGGGTGCGGGCCGTTGCTGCACCGGTCGTGCTCCAGACTCCTGCGATGTGCTTGCGGTACTTCGGCTCGATGTCCGCGAGCCACTCCACGTTGGCCGACTTGGTGTGGAAGTAGATGTAGCGGTCGCCCAATTCCGCGCACTTGCGGCTCACCAGGTCGAAGATCCCATACTCGGGCTCGAAGGCGATGTGGTCTGCGTCCCAGGCGATCATGCGGAAGCACTTCTGCCAGGGGTTCTCGCGCATCACGGGCTCGACCACCTGGTCCACGTAATCCTCCACGTTGAGCCCCATCGCGATGTACTTGCCGTTCTTGCCGCGATTGCAGTACTGGCAGCCGTGTGGGCAACCGGACTGCGTCCCAAACTCCCAGGCGGTCCAGCAGACGAGGTTGGACTCCTCGTCGAACTGGCGCTTGCGCCGCCACTTGGTGCGGAAGCCTCCGTAGATGTCATCGACCCAGTGACGTGGGGTTCCCTCCGGGCAACGCGCCAGCAAGGCGTCGAGGTCGATGGGCTCCTCCTGGAGGCGCTGGAGAGTGAAGATGAAGGGACGGGTCCAGTGGATCGGGATCCCCTCCGGCGCTTCGGCGGGCGGCCACAAGGACTGCAACTCGGCCACGACCTCGGGCAGGTTCTCGTCGGTGATGATCTTCAGTTGGTCGCGCGGGATGTTCAGCGCTTCGAGCATCCGCCAAAGGCGGGCGGAACCGGCGGGATGATCCAGGGCACGATCGAGGGCGTAGACGCCCAAGGGCTTGAAGGGGTACATGCGACGCTCCTTGGCAAGAGGGAGGCGAATGGCACGACACGCAGGGGCGTTGTTTCGCGGTTCAGAAGGCCGCGACCTTCGGGGCGGTCGCTGCCTCCTCGCGTCAGGGGGGCTTAACTTCCTGCTAGCCCCCGCATAACCAGGAGCCAAGAGGGCATCGGTAGACTCATGCCGACAGTGACGCGTGCCGTAGCTGCAAGGGCCCGGCGGCTCGGCAAGCTTTCGCCGAGGCCCTCGACGGCCGCAGGGAAAATGTTAAGAAATCGGAAGGAGTATGGTGATACGCGTTGAAGGGAGTTGACGTTGTTCCTAACACCCGTCGTCCAGACGATGAAAGCAGAAGGTGATAGCGATGCGCAAAGGGTTTACGTTGATCGAGCTGCTTGTCGTGATTGCCATCATCGCCATCCTGGCCGCAATCCTGTTTCCCGTCTTTGCGAGGGCACGGGAGAAGGCCAGGGCAACCGCCTGCACGTCCAACATCAAGCAGTTATGCATGGGCTTCCTGATGTACGCCAACGACTACGATGGGAAGCTGTACTCGTACAACGCTTCCCAGGTGGACCCCGAGTACGCCGGCCGATGCTTCTGGTTCAAGGCGATGCCCTACGTGAAGAACGCCGCTGTCTACGACTGCCCGACCAGCCCCGATGAGTGCGCCTTCACAACCCCGATGCAGTGGGCCACCTCTTACGACGGCAACTACGGCTACAACTACGACGGTCTCGAGGGGAGCAGCACGAACCTCTACAGCCTGCCGTATCCGGCAGAGACCTACATGATCTTCGATAGCGGCGACACCTCCGTTCGCGTCGGCACCAATGACTGGGCCGGTCTCATGGAGGAGCTTGACCTCGATTGGGACTCCCAGGCCGAGGGTCCGAACCGCCACAACATGGGTGTGAACGTCGGCTTCACCGACGGACACGTGAAGTGGCTGGGCCTGATGACCTTCCTCAAGCGCAACGGCAAGAACCGCGTCCCGCCGTGGAACATTGCCTGGGACGACAACCCACCTGCCAGCGACGGCACTGTTCCCTATCCCAACCGGTAGGGCGTTCTGTCTGACGGGTCATGACGCAGCGACGAAGCACACAAGACAAGCCCCGCAGGATCACCCTTCGCAAGAGGGGTTGCCTGCGGGGCCTTTTTGTGCTGCGAACAACGCTACCCCCCGGGCAGCCCCTACTTCGGCGCCGGGACCAGGTCCAGCAGTTGCCCGCCACGCAGGAGCTTCACACAAGCCAGAGTCGGCGCCTGGGTGAGGTCGAGGGTGTGCAGTCCGGGCCTGGCCTCCTGGGTTAGCAGCTCCTTGCCCTTGGCGTCGGCGAGGATCAACCGGTCGCCGGCCTGCACTCTGGTTAGCGTCACCTGCAGTTTGTCGCCCTCCTTCGTCGCCAGGATCAGTCGCGGAAGCACCGCAAGGCAGGCCACGTCGTCCCTCTCCAGGTACAGCGACACTCGCCCTTCGACGACGGGCAGCTCCTCGCACCGGAGCAGTTCCACCACGTGCCGGTCAGCGCCCACAGCGAGGGCCAACGCCGGCCCCTCGAAGGTATGCCCGAAAGCGTTGTACAGGTGGTACAGCGTCTTGCCCGCTCCAGCAAAGCGGTTGCAGTACAGGTAGGGCTGCAGCGTCGGCAGGAGAGGGTAGCTGTCCCGGCCCTGGTAGACGTCCTCGTTCTCCTTGAGGGTCACGTACATGTTGGCCGGGAAGTAGCGGCCGAAGGACTCGACAGCATTCCAGAACTTCTTCCGGCTCAGCGGGTCGGCGCCCTGGTGGTCGAGCTCGTAGGCCTTGCACTCGGGGAAGTAGAAGCGC
This region includes:
- a CDS encoding helix-turn-helix transcriptional regulator, which gives rise to MPELSDEPVYYISVASRLLQCHPQTLRTYERLGLLSPRRSGSNVRLYSERDIERSRQIQRLTQEMGVNLAGVEVVLKLLDQIDAMNAEIERLREYIEHGPKKLPAGNTVRIEIQTER
- the dnaJ gene encoding molecular chaperone DnaJ; translated protein: MDNATDFYELLGVSRGASADEIKKAYRKAARKYHPDVNPGDKASEERYKRISQAYEVLSDPEKRSKYDQYGQAWQQAQQSGSWQGGDFGDFVYTNFGAGSFEDIFGSLFGDLRRGTGRQRTRVERGPERGQTISHELPISFADAVRGGEKGLTLSIADRCPECDGLGGKSQTCPACGGTGQSMRSTGLFGFGGACPQCQGAGQVITAQCPKCRGGGEVLRERRLKVRIPAGVKSGSKIRLAGEGARGVRGGADGDLILVMKVEDHPFFRRVGDDIEVEVPISFTEAALGARISVPTVEGSVALRIPPGTKSGQRFRLKGQGTVLPATKSRSDQFVTVAILPPRRLSKEQRELLEELQRVTEEDPRADLPQGL
- a CDS encoding Hsp20/alpha crystallin family protein; the encoded protein is MRMRTLLELQDEFDRAFREARAWREAPATTPSFDPPTDISRTADSYLIRLDLPGVSREGLRVYAEHGALHLAGRKTLPDRESGQVLRGERQSGPFTRTVALPSDADVGTVTARLRDGVLTVQVGRVAPQASGPVEVPVEA
- a CDS encoding Hsp20/alpha crystallin family protein, translated to MVGNLKDPIQEVNRLRARLHALLDATYPEPRPASALNRLWTPAADILATGRDVTVQLEVCGVPREAIEVTLEGTVLTVSGRRERESSQRAEEFFQAERPFGDFLRSFSLPFEPREVQAQLQEGVLTIVLQR
- the dnaK gene encoding molecular chaperone DnaK is translated as MAKAVGIDLGTTNSCVAVVEAGEPTVIVNADGARTTPSVVGFSKTGERLVGQSAKRQAVLNPERTVASIKRKMGTRDRATIDGKEYSPEQISAMILSKLKADAEAYLGEPVTQAVVTVPAYFDDTQRTATKQAGEIAGLEVLRIINEPTAAALAYGWKADKKEATIMVYDLGGGTFDVSILEVEIGTEERDAYQVLATSGDTRLGGDDFDQRIVNYLADEFQKENGVDLRKDRQAHQRLQEAAEKAKCELSTQVTTSISLPFITSVEGEGPKHLEMTLTRAKLEELISDLIEKTRVAVEDAMKAASLKYGDVDEVILVGGSTRIPKVQDLVKSLTGKDPKKGINPDEVVAVGAAIQGAVLAGDQVQDIVLMDVTPLTLGVETLGDVMDVVIKRNTNIPTRESRIYSTASDMQTTVEVHVLQGERPRASQNKSLGRFHLTGIPPAPRGLPQIEVTFDLDANGILNVSAVDKATSKQQSITITGSGQLTDNDVQRMVQEADAHRSEDDRFKELAEARNHGDQVAYQLEKTLNELGDKVAAEEKTAIQGKIEALREATKGDDAAAIRAAIDAANQEFSRVSQRMYEAAGAGAGQPQEQAAEGTTGGPVGGGAAGGAAGGDDVIEGEFEAEDK
- a CDS encoding uroporphyrinogen decarboxylase family protein; amino-acid sequence: MNPFEMTRALLAGQPLDRLLAMPILMMYSAEMERESYADYVRDFRVLVRCQLRLVEEFGIDCVSCCSDPVRETADCGAELEYYDNAPPRARKLVLADRSALGGLQRPDPLGGGRMTDRVKACALFREQVGGEVPILGWVEGPMAEAVDLRGMSQLMMDLYDDPAWVEEVFDWVTEMEIAFARAQIEAGADFIGVGDAAASLVSAKIYRSLILPREQRIVAAIREAGAFTRLHICGNTTHLLPYLAEAGAEIVELDHPCDITHARELLGPRTILMGNFHPVSELYSATPEVVRRACERSHRVLGDPYILAAGCEVPPGTPRANLEAMFGMRSGG
- a CDS encoding endonuclease NucS domain-containing protein, whose amino-acid sequence is MGTEIKVWQVRDKALVPLEQTMAAAGRKETVDLEEWILSEPAILGDDIVIIGSQIQTRSGPLDLLGIDFAGNTVIVELKRDMIPREAVAQAIDYASDVAAWDVARLGEECLKFRQQPLDDYLLENLPDEVALDALLLNRSQRVLLVGTAIEESLQRMIEWLSGTYQMPVNALLLRYIRTESGEELVARTMVIPEEVERQAAKQRRGFQMDDTPGTFEDEELREQLTAYLREDRPTPRRIRTVLLPLCLDHQPVSREEIKQRLIAQEEAESETQAGHVLSTISRELGMPTRAYLRQVIRYQKPEEWLKDNYCIDDTHKELVKGVLAELTAEVSAS